The following are from one region of the Aspergillus luchuensis IFO 4308 DNA, chromosome 4, nearly complete sequence genome:
- a CDS encoding uncharacterized protein (COG:V;~EggNog:ENOG410PSG8;~InterPro:IPR027461,IPR040921,IPR003507;~PFAM:PF17676), which translates to MEFTIDHFIRVLTGAGKPVGPLPQSLICSNEHSDFLLGKEILEKPRDITLSPPWRWLRGGQATGHLFGGTVPCVVRLQGTQYAPSSWKDKILFLESAMGDNLQLPYSVSQFRNNLVDLALSGILHEIRGLVVGRGYKYNTDMQEELASVILEVFEVIVGRSREEELPILMNVDFGHTSPFLTLPINALVELNSDLDEFSVLEPGVQA; encoded by the coding sequence ATGGAATTCACGATCGACCACTTCATTCGTGTGTTGACTGGGGCCGGAAAGCCAGTGGGTCCACTTCCTCAATCCTTAATCTGCTCGAACGAGCATAGCGACTTCCTACTTGGCAAAGAAATCCTCGAGAAACCGCGTGACATCACTCTATCGCCTCCATGGAGATGGCTCCGCGGAGGTCAAGCTACTGGACATCTATTTGGGGGCACTGTACCTTGTGTCGTGCGTCTTCAGGGGACCCAGTACGCCCCCTCCTCATGGAAAGACAAGATTCTCTTTCTTGAGTCTGCGATGGGCGACAACTTGCAACTGCCGTACTCTGTATCCCAGTTCCGGAACAATCTTGTCGATCTTGCTCTGTCTGGCATATTGCATGAAATTCGCGGACTGGTTGTTGGACGAGGATATAAATACAATACTGATATGCAGGAAGAACTTGCAAGTGTGATACTGGAAGTCTTTGAAGTGATTGTTGGTCGAAGTCGTGAGGAGGAGCTTCCGATTTTAATGAACGTCGACTTTGGCCACACGAGTCCGTTCTTGACTTTGCCTATCAACGCATTAGTCGAATTAAATAGCGATCTCGATGAGTTTAGCGTTCTGGAGCCTGGGGTGCAGGCTTGA
- a CDS encoding class I SAM-dependent methyltransferase (COG:Q;~EggNog:ENOG410PRQ6;~InterPro:IPR029063;~PFAM:PF13489,PF13847,PF08241,PF13649) encodes MDILLSSYLHDEKARTSIVEPNFQHRLALTQAWDIAQGSRVLDIGCGQGESSLVLALINGSHGQITAIDTAPPDYGGPYTVEQSQKHIQASTLGQRIQFLRTDTAGLLSQPTRTDKYDAAVLCHSLWYFPDRASIAQVFQLLADAKVRYLCLAEYGFRASRPAQPHIFWLRERKPSTIPYASPPRQERGSPTYAAHSLQRSCWTLRTKLVGEKNAPATYNLTRSCGMVIGKLSSFPQSCFVNGSTRKAYQMMQLWILLFSNSNNLFRNWV; translated from the coding sequence ATGGATATTCTCTTGTCAAGCTATCTGCATGATGAGAAAGCACGCACTTCCATCGTTGAGCCAAATTTCCAGCACAGGCTTGCTCTAACCCAAGCCTGGGACATCGCCCAAGGCTCTAGAGTGCTCGACATCGGATGTGGCCAAGGGGAATCGAGCCTAGTTCTCGCATTGATCAACGGTTCTCATGGTCAAATTACAGCCATCGACACGGCCCCGCCTGACTACGGTGGACCATACACCGTCGAACAATCGCAGAAGCACATCCAGGCGTCCACGCTAGGACAGCGTATCCAATTTCTCCGCACCGACACGGCCGGTCTCCTTTCCCAACCCACGCGCACCGATAAATATGATGCGGCCGTACTGTGCCACTCTTTGTGGTATTTTCCCGACCGTGCGAGCATTGCCCAGGTCTTCCAGCTTCTAGCTGATGCGAAAGTACGCTATCTGTGCCTGGCGGAGTACGGATTTCGCGCCTCGCGACCTGCACAACCCCACATATTCTGGCTGCGCGAGCGCAAGCCCAGTACCATTCCCTACGCAAGTCCGCCGCGACAGGAGCGAGGGAGCCCAACGTACGCTGCGCACTCACTCCagaggagctgctggacgTTGCGCACGAAACTGGTTGGCGAGAAAAACGCTCCGGCTACATACAACCTGACTCGCAGCTGTGGGATGGTCATTGGGAAGTTGAGTTCGTTTCCTCAGAGTTGTTTCGTCAATGGATCCACGAGGAAGGCTTATCAAATGATGCAGCTATGGATTCTGCTATTCAGCAACTCGAACAATCTATTCAGGAATTGGGTGTAA